The Stappia sp. genome window below encodes:
- a CDS encoding protein adenylyltransferase SelO, translating into MTIDPGFRFDTTYTRLPQAFYTALPPQPVAAPETVIVNHALAETLGLDLSALDGDGLAKLFSGNTPPTGATPFAQAYAGHQFGHFTMLGDGRAVVWGEHVTPDGTRVDLQFKGSGRTPYSRGGDGRAALGPMLREYIVSEAMHALKVPTTRALAVVKTGEAVFRDTPQPGAILTRVARSHIRVGTFQYAAAHRDPALLPALFAHALERHFPEAASADTPALAVLDAMAERQAALIAEWMRVGFIHGVMNTDNVALSGETIDYGPCAFMDVYDPATVFSSIDRMGRYAYANQPVIAQWNLARFAETLLPLIDADTDAAIAQAEKCVNGFPARFKTHWLAMMRKKLGLFGEREGDEALIADLLDWMHTASADYTNTFRDLASALAEDRRPAGGAFDDAGFAAWHARWSARLGENPKPTKSSLCLMRAANPAVIPRNHKVEEALAAATRNDLRPLHDLLDALADPYTDRPDRAAYTTPPAAGERVLQTFCGT; encoded by the coding sequence GTGACGATCGACCCGGGCTTTCGCTTCGACACGACCTACACCCGGCTTCCGCAAGCCTTCTACACCGCCCTGCCGCCGCAGCCGGTCGCGGCCCCCGAGACGGTGATCGTCAATCACGCCCTCGCCGAAACGCTCGGTCTCGACCTCTCCGCGCTCGACGGCGACGGTCTGGCGAAGCTGTTTTCGGGGAATACGCCGCCCACCGGCGCCACCCCCTTCGCGCAGGCCTACGCCGGGCACCAGTTCGGGCATTTCACCATGCTCGGCGACGGCCGTGCGGTCGTCTGGGGCGAACATGTGACCCCCGACGGCACCCGCGTCGATCTGCAGTTCAAGGGATCGGGGCGCACCCCCTATTCGCGCGGCGGCGACGGGCGCGCAGCACTCGGGCCGATGCTGCGCGAATACATCGTCAGCGAGGCGATGCACGCGCTCAAGGTGCCGACCACCCGCGCGCTCGCCGTCGTCAAGACCGGCGAGGCGGTGTTTCGCGACACGCCCCAGCCCGGCGCCATCCTGACGCGGGTCGCGCGCTCCCACATCCGCGTCGGGACCTTCCAGTATGCGGCGGCCCATCGGGATCCCGCGCTGCTGCCGGCCCTCTTCGCCCATGCGCTCGAGCGGCATTTTCCCGAAGCGGCGTCCGCCGACACCCCGGCGCTCGCCGTGCTCGATGCCATGGCCGAGCGTCAGGCGGCGCTGATCGCCGAGTGGATGCGCGTCGGCTTCATCCACGGCGTGATGAACACCGACAATGTCGCGCTGTCGGGCGAAACCATCGACTACGGCCCCTGCGCCTTCATGGATGTCTACGACCCGGCCACGGTGTTCAGCTCCATCGACCGCATGGGCCGCTACGCCTATGCCAACCAGCCGGTGATCGCGCAGTGGAACCTCGCCCGCTTCGCCGAAACGCTGCTGCCGCTGATCGACGCCGACACCGACGCGGCCATCGCGCAGGCCGAAAAATGCGTGAACGGCTTTCCGGCCCGCTTCAAGACGCATTGGCTCGCGATGATGCGCAAGAAACTCGGCCTGTTCGGAGAGCGCGAGGGCGACGAGGCCCTGATCGCGGATCTGCTCGACTGGATGCACACCGCAAGCGCCGATTACACCAACACCTTCCGCGATCTCGCGAGTGCCCTCGCCGAAGACAGGCGCCCGGCGGGCGGGGCCTTCGACGATGCAGGCTTCGCCGCCTGGCACGCGCGCTGGAGCGCGCGGCTCGGCGAGAACCCCAAGCCGACAAAGTCGTCGCTCTGTCTGATGCGGGCGGCGAATCCGGCCGTCATTCCGCGCAATCACAAGGTCGAGGAGGCGCTTGCCGCCGCAACCCGTAACGACCTGCGCCCGCTGCATGATCTGCTCGACGCGCTGGCCGACCCTTACACGGACCGCCCCGACCGCGCCGCCTACACGACGCCGCCGGCCGCCGGGGAGCGGGTGCTGCAGACCTTTTGCGGAACCTGA
- a CDS encoding RluA family pseudouridine synthase: protein MSMSTPESPETDRVEVTVAAEEDGARLDQCLARHVEELSRSRVQSLIRDGRVRVGGRTIVEPKYRVNAGEALALDLPEPEPAEPQGEAIALTVVHEDDEVIVVDKPAGLVVHPGAGHATGTLVNALLHHCGDSLSGIGGVRRPGIVHRLDKDTSGLLVVAKTDRAHQALSAQFADHGRTGPLEREYCALVWGAPSQLKGTVDADLARSAANRQKIAVARSGGRHAVTHWQVEERFYAKGARDAGRAPVAALLACRLETGRTHQIRVHMAHIGHPLIGDADYGAGFRTKAATLPDPARETASAFPRQALHARLLAFAHPTSGETLRFESPLPADLAALVAAFRAISHV from the coding sequence ATGTCGATGTCCACCCCAGAGTCGCCCGAAACCGATCGGGTCGAGGTTACGGTTGCAGCGGAAGAGGACGGCGCGCGGCTCGACCAGTGCCTGGCGCGTCATGTCGAGGAGCTGAGCCGCAGCCGGGTCCAGTCCCTGATCCGGGACGGCCGGGTCCGCGTCGGCGGGCGGACCATAGTCGAGCCCAAATACCGGGTCAACGCGGGCGAGGCCCTCGCGCTCGACCTGCCCGAACCCGAGCCGGCCGAGCCGCAAGGCGAGGCCATCGCGCTTACCGTCGTCCATGAAGACGACGAGGTGATCGTCGTCGACAAGCCGGCCGGGCTCGTCGTCCATCCCGGTGCCGGGCATGCCACCGGCACGCTGGTCAATGCCCTGCTGCATCACTGCGGCGACAGCCTGTCGGGCATCGGCGGCGTGCGCCGTCCCGGCATCGTCCATCGTCTCGACAAGGACACCAGCGGGCTTCTGGTGGTCGCCAAGACCGACCGGGCGCATCAGGCGCTCTCCGCCCAATTCGCCGATCACGGCCGCACGGGCCCGCTCGAGCGCGAATATTGCGCGCTGGTCTGGGGCGCGCCGTCGCAGCTCAAGGGCACGGTCGACGCCGATCTCGCCCGCTCCGCCGCCAACCGGCAGAAGATCGCGGTCGCCCGCTCCGGCGGCCGCCATGCCGTCACCCACTGGCAGGTAGAGGAACGCTTCTACGCGAAAGGCGCGCGCGATGCGGGCCGCGCGCCGGTCGCCGCCCTGCTCGCCTGCCGGCTGGAAACGGGCCGCACCCATCAGATCCGCGTCCACATGGCCCATATCGGCCATCCGCTCATCGGCGATGCGGATTATGGCGCGGGCTTTCGCACCAAGGCGGCGACACTGCCCGATCCGGCGCGCGAAACCGCCTCCGCCTTTCCCCGTCAGGCCCTCCATGCCCGCCTGCTCGCCTTCGCGCATCCCACGAGCGGCGAGACCCTGCGCTTCGAAAGTCCGTTGCCGGCGGATCTTGCCGCCCTCGTCGCGGCGTTTCGCGCGATTTCCCACGTCTGA
- the rpoH gene encoding RNA polymerase sigma factor RpoH translates to MAQNIPVPSSAEGGLSRYLDEIRRFPMLQPQEEYMLAKRFKEHEDPQAAERLVTSHLRLVAKIAMGYRGYGLPISEVISEGNVGLMQAVKRFEPDKGFRLATYAMWWIKAAIQEYILRSWSLVKMGTTANQKRLFFNLRRLKGKIQALDEGDLKPEQVTEIATKLGVTETDVISMNRRLTGDASLNAPIRAESEGGEWQDWLVDDSENQEAIYAQQEELEQRRKMLSEAMEVLNERERRIFEARRLSEDPMTLEDLSGEFGVSRERVRQIEVRAFEKVQKAVRRSARDLEQRPAELTAQA, encoded by the coding sequence ATGGCCCAGAACATTCCGGTTCCGAGTTCGGCCGAAGGCGGACTGAGCCGTTATCTCGATGAAATCCGGCGGTTTCCGATGCTGCAACCGCAGGAAGAATACATGCTCGCCAAGCGCTTCAAGGAGCACGAGGACCCGCAGGCGGCCGAACGCCTGGTGACCTCGCACCTGCGTCTGGTGGCGAAGATCGCCATGGGCTATCGCGGCTACGGCCTGCCGATTTCCGAGGTGATCTCGGAAGGCAACGTCGGCCTGATGCAGGCGGTCAAGCGCTTCGAGCCCGACAAGGGCTTTCGTCTCGCCACCTACGCCATGTGGTGGATCAAGGCGGCGATCCAGGAATACATCCTGCGCTCCTGGTCGCTGGTGAAGATGGGCACGACCGCCAACCAGAAGCGGCTGTTCTTCAACCTGCGCCGGCTGAAGGGCAAGATCCAGGCGCTCGACGAGGGCGATCTGAAGCCGGAACAGGTCACCGAGATCGCCACCAAGCTCGGTGTCACCGAAACCGACGTGATCTCGATGAACCGTCGCCTGACCGGCGACGCCTCGCTCAACGCCCCGATCCGCGCGGAATCGGAAGGCGGCGAGTGGCAGGACTGGCTCGTCGACGACAGCGAGAACCAGGAAGCCATCTACGCCCAGCAGGAAGAGCTCGAACAGCGCCGCAAGATGCTGAGCGAGGCGATGGAGGTGCTCAACGAGCGCGAACGGCGCATCTTCGAGGCGCGCCGGCTGTCGGAAGACCCGATGACGCTGGAGGATCTCTCGGGCGAATTCGGCGTCAGCCGCGAACGCGTGCGCCAGATCGAGGTGCGCGCCTTCGAAAAGGTGCAAAAGGCCGTGCGGCGCAGCGCGCGCGATCTGGAACAGCGCCCGGCGGAACTGACCGCGCAAGCGTAA
- a CDS encoding adenylate/guanylate cyclase domain-containing protein gives MRIIRRKRLFVALTAGLVLVGVTLLRAADPGFVSAVRLIGFDGYQRLWPRPHQELPVRIVDIDERALAVHGQWPWRRDRLAELTAALTEMGAAVIAFDILFAEADRLSPHRYLPELIGERPDLATPETLRAALPDTDARFAEAIAQGPVVLGFAVMPRTGETRPPLKAGFAYSGADPTESLPAFASALTNLEQLEAAATGVGGISLSRLDTTGIVRRVPMLFSDGDRLYPSLALEALRVAQGARGHIVRTAAASGELDVGTTAVTDIKVGAIPFPTTQDGELWVHFNADRPERYVSAADILDPARRDAVRALIEGQIVFVGTSSVGLLDIRATPLGELVPGVSVHAQATEQILSGAFLSRPDWADGAEVIATFLLGLAVIALVVTLGALWAAAIGGVLAAGLYGGAIHLFQTQGLLLDPVYPTAVTLFVVYAAATALLYVLTEREKRFVRAAFGQYLAPEMVKRLESAPDTLRLGGEMRDMTILFMDVRGFTPISEQLAPTDLVAFLNDLLSPLSEEIQAEGGTIDKYIGDSIMAFWNAPMTVEDHARHACRAALAMTRKVDALNARDAFGFQARGLAAQTVRIGIGLNTGEACVGNMGSDRRFNYSVIGDAVNVAARIESSCKAIGADCLVSEATAKAAADFALLEADAIPLKGKSVAVRLFALVGDPDHAASDGFRRLAAMHARLIEALSAGDAAAANAALKACRAEAPAHLGAFYDRFAARVAALPEGGPSPAKA, from the coding sequence ATGCGCATCATTCGCCGCAAACGCCTGTTCGTCGCCCTCACGGCCGGTCTCGTGCTGGTTGGCGTGACGCTGCTGCGTGCCGCCGATCCGGGCTTCGTCTCGGCCGTGCGGCTGATCGGCTTCGACGGCTATCAGCGCCTGTGGCCCCGCCCGCATCAGGAGCTTCCGGTGCGCATCGTCGACATCGACGAGCGCGCGCTCGCAGTTCACGGCCAGTGGCCCTGGCGCCGCGACCGGCTGGCGGAACTGACCGCCGCGCTCACCGAGATGGGTGCGGCCGTCATCGCCTTCGACATTCTCTTCGCCGAGGCGGATCGCCTCTCGCCGCATCGCTACCTTCCCGAGCTGATCGGCGAACGCCCGGACCTCGCCACGCCGGAAACGCTGCGCGCCGCGCTGCCCGATACGGACGCGCGCTTCGCCGAGGCGATCGCGCAAGGCCCCGTCGTGCTCGGCTTCGCCGTCATGCCCCGGACGGGAGAGACGCGCCCGCCGCTGAAGGCCGGCTTCGCCTATTCCGGCGCGGATCCGACCGAAAGTCTGCCGGCCTTCGCCTCCGCGCTGACCAATCTCGAGCAGCTGGAGGCCGCCGCGACCGGGGTCGGCGGGATCAGCCTGTCGCGGCTGGACACGACCGGCATCGTGCGCCGCGTGCCGATGCTCTTTTCCGACGGGGACCGGCTCTATCCCAGTCTCGCACTGGAGGCCCTGCGGGTGGCGCAGGGCGCGCGCGGTCACATCGTGCGCACCGCAGCCGCGAGCGGCGAGCTGGACGTCGGCACGACCGCCGTCACCGACATCAAGGTCGGGGCAATCCCCTTCCCGACAACGCAGGACGGCGAACTCTGGGTCCATTTCAACGCCGACCGGCCGGAGCGCTACGTCTCCGCCGCGGACATTCTCGACCCCGCGCGCCGCGACGCGGTGCGGGCGTTGATCGAGGGCCAGATCGTCTTCGTCGGCACCTCCTCCGTCGGCCTGCTCGACATCCGCGCGACCCCGCTCGGCGAGCTCGTGCCGGGCGTTTCCGTCCATGCGCAGGCGACCGAGCAGATCCTGTCGGGCGCGTTTCTCAGCCGCCCCGACTGGGCCGACGGGGCGGAGGTCATCGCGACCTTCCTGCTCGGCCTCGCCGTCATCGCGCTGGTGGTGACGCTCGGCGCGCTGTGGGCGGCGGCCATCGGCGGCGTGCTCGCGGCCGGGCTCTACGGCGGCGCGATCCACCTCTTCCAGACGCAAGGCCTTTTGCTCGATCCGGTCTATCCGACCGCCGTCACGCTCTTCGTCGTCTATGCGGCGGCGACCGCCCTGCTCTACGTGTTGACGGAGCGGGAGAAACGCTTCGTGCGCGCAGCCTTTGGCCAGTATCTGGCGCCCGAAATGGTCAAGCGGCTGGAAAGCGCGCCCGACACGCTCAGGCTCGGCGGCGAGATGCGCGACATGACGATCCTCTTCATGGACGTGCGCGGCTTCACGCCGATTTCCGAACAGCTCGCGCCGACCGATCTCGTCGCCTTCCTCAACGATCTTCTGTCGCCGCTGAGCGAGGAAATCCAGGCCGAGGGCGGAACCATCGACAAATACATCGGCGACAGCATCATGGCCTTCTGGAACGCGCCGATGACGGTGGAGGACCATGCCCGCCACGCCTGCCGGGCGGCCCTTGCCATGACGCGCAAAGTGGACGCGCTCAACGCGCGCGACGCCTTCGGCTTCCAGGCGCGCGGCCTTGCGGCGCAAACCGTGCGGATCGGCATCGGCCTCAACACGGGCGAGGCCTGCGTCGGCAACATGGGCTCCGACCGGCGCTTCAACTATTCGGTGATCGGCGACGCGGTGAATGTGGCGGCGCGCATCGAATCGAGCTGCAAGGCCATCGGCGCCGACTGCCTCGTCTCGGAAGCGACCGCGAAAGCCGCCGCCGACTTCGCGCTTCTCGAGGCCGATGCGATCCCGCTCAAGGGCAAGAGCGTGGCGGTGAGGCTCTTCGCGCTGGTCGGCGATCCGGATCATGCGGCAAGCGACGGCTTCAGGCGGCTCGCAGCCATGCACGCCCGGCTGATCGAGGCGCTGTCGGCCGGCGATGCGGCGGCTGCAAATGCGGCCCTCAAGGCCTGCCGGGCCGAGGCGCCGGCGCATCTCGGCGCCTTTTACGACCGCTTCGCCGCCCGCGTCGCGGCCCTGCCCGAAGGCGGACCGTCCCCGGCGAAAGCATGA
- a CDS encoding DMT family transporter encodes MSLTNWALLITLSILWGGTFLLARIAVVEVPPLTLVFLRVALAALTLHAVLRVRGLRFPLEPRLLGAFAVMGLLNNAIPFSLIFWGQTVLTASLASILNATTPIFTVIVAAAIVAQEPLRGHRIAGIAVGFAGVVLLLLPGLRGLGVSPVWAQLLCLGGALSYAFAATFARRFRGVPVLVAAAGQLSASSLLVLPLAAWQAATWQGTGWAVADTGAGVWLSVVALGTLCTALAYLIYFRLLVEAGATNASLVTLLIPVTASVLGALTLGESLTGPQLSGMAVLLVGLALLDGRILRWRRSSALAPGDD; translated from the coding sequence ATGAGCCTGACGAACTGGGCGCTCTTGATCACATTGTCGATCCTTTGGGGCGGCACGTTTCTTCTCGCCCGGATCGCCGTCGTGGAGGTTCCGCCGCTGACGCTGGTCTTCCTGCGCGTCGCGCTCGCCGCATTGACGCTGCATGCCGTGCTGCGGGTTCGCGGCCTGCGGTTTCCGCTGGAGCCCCGCTTGCTCGGCGCCTTCGCCGTCATGGGGCTGTTGAACAATGCCATTCCCTTTTCGCTGATCTTCTGGGGGCAGACGGTGCTCACCGCCAGTCTCGCCTCGATCCTCAACGCGACGACGCCGATCTTCACCGTGATCGTCGCCGCCGCGATCGTCGCGCAGGAGCCGCTGCGCGGGCATCGGATCGCGGGCATCGCGGTGGGGTTCGCCGGGGTGGTTCTGCTGCTGCTGCCGGGACTGCGCGGCCTTGGCGTCTCTCCGGTGTGGGCGCAACTGCTGTGTCTGGGCGGGGCGCTGTCCTATGCGTTTGCCGCGACCTTCGCCAGGCGCTTCAGGGGCGTGCCCGTGCTCGTTGCGGCGGCTGGACAATTGAGCGCCTCGAGCCTCCTGGTGCTGCCCCTGGCGGCCTGGCAGGCGGCGACCTGGCAGGGCACCGGCTGGGCGGTCGCCGACACCGGCGCCGGCGTCTGGCTCTCCGTCGTGGCGCTTGGCACCCTGTGCACGGCGCTGGCCTATCTGATCTATTTCCGCCTGCTGGTGGAGGCGGGCGCAACCAACGCCTCGCTGGTCACGCTGCTGATCCCGGTGACGGCGAGCGTGCTGGGCGCGCTGACGCTCGGCGAAAGCCTGACGGGTCCGCAGCTTTCCGGCATGGCCGTGCTGCTCGTCGGTCTGGCGCTTCTCGACGGCCGGATCCTGCGTTGGCGCCGGTCGTCCGCGCTCGCGCCCGGCGACGATTGA
- a CDS encoding MFS transporter, with product MSSPSAADLARDDTSEIDPEGRAPVDAAQGPAARTHGSSPPLLARLVPLLIAAALLLGANGLAMTVVAVRGREVGLSDTVIGLFGSAYYAGFIVAVLLAPLLIRRVGHIRVFAALASMSAMSVLLLLVSEPWVSWAVLRFASGAAFCGTAMVLESWLNTLASNSERGRILSVYRIVDLGAVTGFQFLLPAFGAGGMEILVVIGLLFCAALIPVSLSRENNPPKQSPGRINYLALWRISPVAAVGVLTIGLTNGAFRTVGPVYAQAVGLDAEGLALLISLWVLAGALFQYPLGWASDRTDRRFVLIVATVGAGTACLFLSGATLPAAIYVGGFLFGGFALPLYSLSAAHANDHARAGQYVELAAGLTLFFALGAMTGPLLASLVMDRFGPGAFFVYTATLHLAFVGFVLMRLAKRSAVPADRRKRFVWLLRTSPMIFRLARSGRGAGRDRPR from the coding sequence ATGTCCAGCCCTTCCGCCGCAGACCTCGCCCGGGACGATACGTCCGAGATCGATCCCGAGGGGCGCGCGCCCGTCGACGCAGCGCAGGGACCGGCCGCGCGCACGCACGGGAGTTCCCCGCCGCTTCTCGCGCGCCTCGTCCCGCTTCTGATCGCCGCCGCGCTGCTGCTCGGCGCCAACGGGCTCGCCATGACGGTGGTCGCCGTGCGCGGGCGGGAGGTCGGCCTGTCGGACACGGTGATCGGCCTGTTCGGCTCCGCCTATTACGCCGGCTTCATCGTCGCGGTGCTGCTGGCGCCGCTGCTGATTCGCCGCGTCGGGCACATCCGGGTCTTCGCCGCGCTCGCCTCCATGAGCGCCATGTCGGTGCTGCTGCTTCTGGTGAGCGAGCCCTGGGTCTCCTGGGCGGTGTTGCGCTTCGCCAGCGGCGCGGCCTTCTGCGGCACCGCCATGGTGCTGGAAAGCTGGCTCAACACGCTCGCCTCCAACTCCGAGCGCGGCCGCATCCTCAGCGTCTACCGGATCGTCGATCTCGGCGCGGTCACCGGTTTCCAGTTCCTGTTGCCGGCCTTCGGCGCGGGCGGGATGGAAATCCTCGTCGTCATCGGGCTTCTCTTCTGCGCGGCCCTGATCCCCGTGTCGCTGTCGCGCGAGAACAATCCGCCGAAGCAGTCGCCCGGGCGCATCAACTATCTGGCGCTGTGGCGCATCTCGCCGGTCGCGGCCGTCGGCGTGCTCACCATCGGGCTGACAAATGGCGCCTTCCGAACGGTCGGGCCGGTCTATGCCCAGGCGGTGGGTCTGGATGCGGAAGGCCTGGCGCTGCTGATCAGCCTGTGGGTGCTCGCCGGCGCGCTCTTTCAGTACCCGCTCGGCTGGGCGTCGGACCGCACCGACCGCCGCTTCGTGCTGATCGTCGCGACCGTCGGCGCGGGCACCGCCTGCCTGTTCCTGTCCGGCGCGACGCTGCCGGCGGCGATCTACGTCGGCGGGTTCCTGTTCGGCGGCTTCGCGCTGCCGCTCTATTCGCTGTCTGCGGCGCATGCCAACGACCACGCCCGCGCGGGCCAGTATGTGGAGCTTGCGGCCGGTCTGACGCTGTTCTTCGCGCTCGGCGCGATGACCGGGCCGCTGCTCGCCTCGCTGGTGATGGACCGCTTCGGCCCCGGCGCCTTTTTCGTCTACACCGCGACGCTGCATCTCGCCTTCGTCGGCTTCGTGCTGATGCGGCTGGCCAAGCGCTCCGCCGTCCCGGCCGACCGGCGCAAGCGGTTCGTGTGGCTGCTGCGCACCTCGCCGATGATCTTCCGCCTGGCGCGCAGCGGACGCGGCGCGGGCAGGGATCGCCCCCGCTGA
- a CDS encoding adenylosuccinate synthase produces the protein MANVVVVGSQWGDEGKGKIVDWLSEQADVVVRFQGGHNAGHTLVIDGVSYKLSLLPSGVVRGKLSVIGNGVVIDPHALVAEIARLAEQGVTVSPDTLAIADNATLILSLHRELDALRENAAATGTKIGTTKRGIGPAYEDKVGRRAVRVMDLANLKTLPAKIERLLTHHNALRRGLGEPEIDPGAIYGELEQVAEALLPYMTPVWSLLDAKRREGKRILFEGAQGTLLDIDHGTYPFVTSSNTVSGQAAAGSGLGPGSVGYVLGITKAYTTRVGEGPFPTEQKNEIGRFLGTRGHEFGTVTGRERRCGWFDAVLVRQSCSINGIHGIALTKLDVLDGLDEIKICVGYELDGKRIDHLPASQGAQARITPIYETLPGWKESTEGARSWADLPAQAVKYVRHVEELIGAPVALLSTSPERDDTILVQNPFQD, from the coding sequence ATGGCAAATGTCGTCGTTGTCGGCTCGCAGTGGGGTGACGAAGGAAAGGGCAAGATCGTCGACTGGCTGTCGGAACAGGCCGATGTCGTCGTGCGCTTTCAGGGCGGCCACAACGCCGGCCACACGCTGGTCATCGACGGCGTGAGCTACAAGCTGTCGCTGCTGCCGTCCGGCGTGGTGCGCGGCAAGCTCTCGGTGATCGGCAACGGCGTGGTGATCGACCCGCATGCCCTGGTGGCCGAGATCGCCCGCCTGGCCGAGCAGGGCGTGACGGTCTCCCCGGACACGCTCGCCATCGCCGACAATGCGACGCTGATCCTGTCGCTGCACCGCGAGCTCGACGCGCTGCGCGAGAACGCGGCCGCCACCGGCACCAAGATCGGCACCACCAAGCGCGGCATCGGCCCGGCCTATGAGGACAAGGTCGGCCGCCGCGCCGTGCGCGTCATGGATCTGGCCAACCTGAAGACCCTGCCGGCCAAGATCGAGCGCTTGCTCACCCATCACAATGCGCTGCGCCGCGGCCTCGGCGAGCCGGAGATCGATCCGGGCGCGATCTACGGCGAGCTGGAACAGGTCGCCGAGGCACTGCTTCCCTATATGACGCCGGTGTGGTCGCTGCTCGACGCCAAGCGCCGCGAAGGCAAGCGCATCCTCTTCGAGGGCGCGCAGGGCACGCTGCTGGACATCGACCACGGCACCTATCCCTTCGTGACCTCCTCCAACACCGTGTCCGGCCAGGCGGCCGCCGGCAGCGGCCTGGGCCCCGGCTCCGTCGGCTATGTGCTCGGCATCACCAAGGCCTATACGACGCGCGTCGGCGAGGGCCCCTTCCCGACCGAGCAGAAGAACGAGATCGGCCGGTTCCTCGGCACGCGCGGTCACGAGTTCGGCACGGTCACGGGGCGCGAGCGCCGCTGCGGCTGGTTCGACGCGGTGCTGGTGCGCCAGAGCTGCTCGATCAACGGCATTCACGGCATCGCGCTCACCAAGCTCGACGTGCTCGACGGCCTCGACGAGATCAAGATCTGCGTCGGCTACGAGCTCGACGGCAAGCGCATCGACCATCTTCCGGCCTCGCAGGGCGCGCAGGCGCGCATCACGCCGATCTACGAGACGCTGCCGGGCTGGAAGGAATCGACGGAAGGCGCGCGCAGCTGGGCGGACCTGCCCGCGCAGGCGGTCAAATACGTTCGGCACGTCGAGGAGTTGATCGGCGCGCCGGTCGCGCTACTGTCGACTTCGCCGGAACGCGACGACACAATCCTTGTCCAGAATCCGTTTCAGGATTAA